From the Lactobacillus sp. PV034 genome, the window ATCCAACAATAAAAAAACGCGGTACACTTGGCAATAACTTACTCATTTTTTCTAAACTGCTTGCAGAAAAAGAATGAATCATTACACGATCTTGCATATGATATTTTTTGATGCTTTTTGCAAGTAAGTCTTCCATGTTTTTGGGATAACCATGTGAAGTTTTCTTTGTTTCAATTAAAAACTTAGTTTTTGGTTTATTCTTATAATATTGAAATAATTGATCCAAAGAAATTATATGTTCACCATTAGGCTGAGTTAGTGAGTGTAAATAGTTAAAATTGTTTTGTGATACAATAACCGATGACCCGACAACTCTTGAAAGATCACGATCGTGTGAGACAACCAAGATATTGTCTTTGGAAACATGCAGATCAAGTTCAACATAATCTGCACCATCTTCGAAAGCGGAGTTGTCACTTTGAATAGTTTCTTCAGGATATTTGGATGGATTACCTCGGTGACCTATAACCAAAAATCCAGAATTAAAAACAAAGATAATCGTTAATATTAAAGTAAAAAAAGATAAATGTTTAACCTTCATATATTCACCTCTATCTTTTTAACGATAGCATGGTTATAATATTTTTTCTATATAAAACATGAGGGAAGATAAATTTAGAAACATTAGGTGGAAAATTATGGCTAGTAAGTATCAACAACTAAATTTAATCGAAGAAGTTACCCGTAATGATGGTACTAAATATTATGAAATATCGAATGTTGATCAAAATGGTATTGCTGAATTGGCAGTAGATCAGGGAAAAATTAAAAGAGTAAGAATTTTACAGCTGAATTTAGCTCGTACTAAAGCACTGCAGACTTACGAGAAGTATATTAATGAGACCTATGAACTGGAAACATTATTGAATGAAGATGATTGGAAACATCCAGAATGGGTTGAATGGGATAAGCCAAAAGGGAAAGTACTTGATGCATATCATAGTATTTTAAAAGCAAATCGCATTGGATAGGTAATATGAAAAATAAAGCGAAGTTTAACGATAAAAAAGACAATAATTTTAAGAAAAAAGAACGCGAGCAGCCAACTGAGCCTGTCAAAAAGTTTCATCCTGATGCTCATATTGTTATGGGAGAAGGGGAGTTACTGATTGAGGGACGTAAGTATGAAATTCTTACTAATGAAAAAAATGCTTTGGATGTTTCGCTCTTAAAAGAAAAATATGATCCTTTTTTGAATCAATATGACTATCTTGTCGGTGATATTGCAAGTGAGCATTTAAGATTAAAGGGATTTTATGATAGTAAAGACCATGTTGCAATCGATAAAAAGGCACTTACAATTGTGGATTATCTTGATGAATATTCTAATCCCGGTAGTCCGTATTTTATTCTTCACTTAATTGGAGAAAACCAGGTTAAAAGGGTGGTTTTGGGACGTAAAAATAAGCATAAAAAACGGAATTTACATAGTTATTCGGGAAAAAGACATAATTTTAAAGAGAGAAAAGTACGTAAAACTACCTTGAATTCTCATCATGGCAAGGTAGTTAAAAAAAGTAAAAATAGGGGATTTATTATTAAAAAGAGAGGAGACAAGTAATGAAAAAATATAATGCTTACCTAATAGATTTAGATGGAACTATCTATCGAGGTAGTGACACAATTGATTCTGGAGTAAGATTTGTTAAAAGGCTTCAAGAAAAAAATATTCCCTATCTTTTTTTAACAAACAATACGACCCGTACTCCGGAAATGGTTGTAGCTAAGTTAAAAGGACACGGCATTGAAACTGATGTTAATCATATATACACGCCAGTTTTAGCTGCGAAAACTTATCTAAAAGAACAAAATCTAACTACTACTAAAATTCCTGTTTATTTAATTGGCGAGCAAGGCTTAATAAACGGATTCTTATCAGATCCTCGATTTTATTTGGATGCACAAAATCCAAAATATGTAATAGTGGGGATGGATACTGATTTAACCTATAAAAAAGTCCGTACTGCATGTCGAGCAATTAGGAATGGCGCTACTTTTATAGGAACAAATGCAGATAAGGTATTGCCAGCAGCAAATGAGTTTCTTCCTGGAAATGGTTCACAGTGTAAAATGATTGAGGAAGCAACTGGACAAAAGCCAATCTATATTGGAAAACCGGCTAGTCCAATTATTGAATATGCCTTACAATTAATTAATAAAAATAAGGATGAAGTGGTAATGGTAGGCGATAATTATCAAACTGATATTAAAGCTGGGATGGATAATGGCTTAGATACTATCTTGACGCTTACTGGGGTATCTAATTTAGAAGAGGTTGAAAAAGAAGAAGCTCAACCAACTTATATTGTTAAGAATATGGATGATTGGAAATTATGAAAAGTAAACCTTTAATTGCAATAATCTATAACTTTTTTAATTCCCTATCA encodes:
- a CDS encoding YutD family protein codes for the protein MKNKAKFNDKKDNNFKKKEREQPTEPVKKFHPDAHIVMGEGELLIEGRKYEILTNEKNALDVSLLKEKYDPFLNQYDYLVGDIASEHLRLKGFYDSKDHVAIDKKALTIVDYLDEYSNPGSPYFILHLIGENQVKRVVLGRKNKHKKRNLHSYSGKRHNFKERKVRKTTLNSHHGKVVKKSKNRGFIIKKRGDK
- a CDS encoding TIGR01457 family HAD-type hydrolase; this translates as MKKYNAYLIDLDGTIYRGSDTIDSGVRFVKRLQEKNIPYLFLTNNTTRTPEMVVAKLKGHGIETDVNHIYTPVLAAKTYLKEQNLTTTKIPVYLIGEQGLINGFLSDPRFYLDAQNPKYVIVGMDTDLTYKKVRTACRAIRNGATFIGTNADKVLPAANEFLPGNGSQCKMIEEATGQKPIYIGKPASPIIEYALQLINKNKDEVVMVGDNYQTDIKAGMDNGLDTILTLTGVSNLEEVEKEEAQPTYIVKNMDDWKL